Within Oncorhynchus gorbuscha isolate QuinsamMale2020 ecotype Even-year unplaced genomic scaffold, OgorEven_v1.0 Un_scaffold_65:::fragment_4:::debris, whole genome shotgun sequence, the genomic segment ccaatgaggagatggcacgtggatacctgcttctataaaccaatgaggagatggcacgtggatacctgcttctataaaccaattaggagatgggagaggtaggacttgcagtgcgatctgcatcagaaatagaactgattgTGATTCTACTTTAGCCCTGGGCAACGCAGACGATTGTTGACGCGCGCACGAGCAGTGTGGTCAGCCTGTgcgatcaccatgcgcaatgccgaGCGTCAgttagagtggtgtaaagcctgtgagatcaccatgcacaatgtcagttagagtggtgtaaagcctgtgagatcaccatgcgcaatgccgaGCGTCAgttagagtggtgtaaagcctgtgagatcaccatgcacaatgtcagttagagtggtgtaaagcctgtgagatcaccatgcgcaatgcctaGCGTCAgttagagtggtgtaaagcttccaccattggactggagcagtggaaacattctctggagtgatgaataacgcttcaccatctagcagtctgatggacgaatctgggtttggcggatgccaagagaaagctacctgcccgaatgcatagtgccaactgtaaaacttggtggaggaggaataatggtctggggctgtttttcatggtttgggcccctAGGCCcccacaatgacattctagacaattctgtgcttccaactttgtggcaacagtttgaggaaggtcctttcctgtttcagcattgcaatgcccccgtgcacagagtgaggtccatacacaaatgtttttttgagttgggtgtggaagaacttgactgcttgcacagagccctgaccttaaccccattgatcacctttgggatgaatttgaacACCTATTGCTAGCCAGGAAaatcgctcaacatcagtgcccgacctcactaatgctgtggctgaatggaagtctccgcagcaatgttccaacatctagtggaaagcctttccagaagagaggaggctgttatagtagccaaggggggaacaactccatattaatgcccatgattttggaatgagatgttcgtctAACAGGTATATCTTTCTCTGATTTACTGAATACACCGGGCCTGACGTTATATCTTTCTCTGATTTACTGAATGCATCGGGCCTGACGTTATATCTTTCTCTGATTTACTGAATGCACTGGGGCCTGACGTTATATCTTTCTCTGATTTACTGAATGCATCGGGCCTGACGTTATATCTTTCTCTGATTTACTGAATGCACCAGGGCCTGACGCTATATCTTTCTCTAATTTACTGAATGTACTGTGATGTATGTAGAGTTATCTGAGCCTCTGCAAGATCATCTTATTGCTATCAGACTCTTAGCAATGTTAAGTTACCAGCGGAAAGCCTatctctcttctttttctctctctgcagaCCCAGGAAGCTCTAGAAGACTCGGAGGGACTGCAGAACACAGAGGGATTACAATTAGAGGTGAAGGAGGTGGATTTGGGACCCGGCGACCCCCAAGACTGTAGCCAGGACGAGGTGAGGAAATGGAGCGTTGGTGGGAGTGACATCACCTCGTCGGAGGAGTACTTTGACTCGTGTTCATGGAACAGTGACACGTTGTGTGACACGCTGTCGGACCTGAGCGCGGACAGCAGCGAGGActctctgtctgccatactgGGGGTGGAGGACGTACACACGGGATGGAAGAACAACAGCCACCACACCGCTGGGCACTGTAGAGCCAgacacacagcagagaggagccagcacaaccacaacacagagaacacagagactcaCATATGCAGACCCagcacagatacagcacagagtCAGCCTTGCAACACTGAGATAacaaacacatacataaacacagaGAAATACAGTGTCGAGATTCATAACCAACAACACGGCACAGAGAAACTCTCAGAGAAGAAGAGACACAagcacagcacagagacagatacCCAGCGTAGCACAGAGAAACTCTCAGAGAAGAAGAGACACAagcacagcacagagacagatacCCAGCGTAGCACAGAGACAGATACCCAGCATAGCACAGAGAAACTCTCAGAGAAGAAGAGACACAagcacagcacagagacagatacCCAGCGTAGCACAGAGAAACtcacagagaagaagagacacaAGCACATAGCACAGAGACAGATACCCAGCGTAGCACAGAGAAACtcacagagaagaagagacacaagcacagcacagagacagatacCCAGCATAgcacagagagagatacccagCGTAGCACAGAGAAACtcacagagaagaagagacacaagcacagcacagagacagatacCCAGCATAGCACAGAGACAGATACCCAGCGTAGCACAGAGAAACtcacagagaagaagagacacaagcacagcacagagacagatacCCAGCGTAGCACAGAGACAGATACCCAGCATAGCACAGAGAAACTCTCAGAGAAGAAGAGACACAAGCACATCACAGAGACAGATACCCAGCATAGCACAGAGACAGATACCCAGCATAGCACAGAGAAACTCTCAGAGAagaagagacacaaacacagcacagagacagatacCCAGCGTAGCACAGAGACAGATACCCAGCGTAGCACAGAGGCAGATACCCAGCGTAGCACAGAGAAACtcacagagaagaagagacacaagcacagcacagagacagatacCCAGCATAGCACAGAGACAAATACCCAGCATAGCACAGAGAAACtcacagagaagaagagacacaagcacagcacagagacagatacCCAGCATagcacagagaaacacagcaCAGTGGTTCATGTCACTCAAATCACCGGCCATCAGAAAACACTAATACACCAGACGGAGTCCCACAGACAAAAGTCCCACCTCGACATCTCACAAAGCACAGAAACGTTTACGCAGAgaaacagcacagagacacaAACGCAGAGCAGCACAGAGAAATGGTGCACAGTGTTAGCCAACACAGTTAGAACAGGGAAAGAGAGCACAGGGTTAGCCAACACAGGGATATGTAATCAACATAGCATGGATATACAACATATAGATCTGCTGTCCACTCTGCACAGTGTAGAGAAACATAATTCACAAATACACAGCAGTCACCTGGAGCAGGTAAGCCTTGCCAGCCAGAATACGTGTAGTACCAACAGACAGGTGAAACACAACCAGCACATTGTAGAGAGACACTGCATAGACACACGCAACACAATAGACACACACAACgcaacagacacacactgcatagacacacacaacacaacagacacacactgcatagacacacacaacacaacagacacacactgcagactcacacacaacacagccgAACCAGACACACACTGTGAACTTATTGCAGAGCCCAGTACTGACACACAgtttacagaaacacacaccacagacacaatCTCTATGTACACACAACGCACAGAGAGGATTAGTCCACCCacctcagagacagagagtagtccACCCacgacagagaggaggagtcCACCCACCACAGAGAGGAGGAGTCCACCCACCACAGAGAGGAGGAGTCCACCCACCACAGAGAGGAGTAGTCCACCCACCACAGAGAGGAGGAGTCCACCCACCACAGAGAGGACTAGTCCACCCACCACAGAGAGGAGGAGCCCACCCACCATAGAGGCAGAGAGGACTAGTCCACCCACCACAGAGAGGAGGAGTCCACCCACCACAGAGGCAGAGAGGACTAGTCCACCCACCACAGAGAGGAGGAGTCCACCCACCACAGAGGCAGAGAGGACTAGTCCACCCACCACAGAGAGGAGGAGTCCACCCACCACAGAGGCAGAGAGGACTAGTCCACCCACCACAGAGAGGAGGAGTCCACCCACCACAGAGAGGAGGAGTCCACCCACCACAGAGAGGAGGAGTCCACccaccacagagacagagaggactagtCCACCCACCACAGAGGCAGAGAGGACTAGTCCACCCACCACAGAGAGGACTAGTCCACCCACCACAGAGAGGAGGAGTCCACccaccacagagacagagaggagtagtCCACCCACCACAGAGAGGAGTAGTCCACccaccacagagacagagaggagtagtCCACccaccacagagacagagaggagtagtCCACccaccacagagacagagaggactagtccacccaccacagagacagagaggagtagtCCACCCACCACAGAGGCAGAGAGGACTAGTCCACCCACCACAGAGGCAGAGAGGACTAGTCCACCCACCACAGGGAAGGTCCATTCAGCCAGTCCATGTGTGGGTATCCCCAACGGACCTGACACAAAGACCCAGCCTCAGACCTTTCTCAGGGCTACAAAGACTCATGTTGAGGCATGCGGATCATGTGCCCACTGCCAGGAAGAGCACAAGGTGTGTGTCACAACCAGAAACTCAGCAGAGCCACCTGAACCGTCGGGGACAGAGGAGACGGTGAATGGGTTCTGTTCAATTATGTCTTCCGTGGAGGCTGGACATCCTTTTGAGGTGGGACTTCCTGTAGAGGTGGGACTTCCTCCCTTGCAAGACACCCGTGGGCCCATACCTCTTTCCAACATCCTGTCACctgatctgtctctctcaccatcgCAAAACAGGAAGGGGATCAACCAATTGGAATCCCAGTTAGCCTCACCGGTCCCAGCTCCTGGGCTGGGCGTTGAAGGAATGACAGAGATACGAACACAGAGCGTTAGTTCACGACCACTGAAGAACGATGCCGTTCAAACCCAGGGCCTAATCCCTGAGCTCCAGGACCAGAGGGGCTCCAGCACAGAGACACCCAGGGACAATGAGCCCTCACCTGGGGAGAGTACGAGGGATGAGGGCTGGCTGGGGGAAGGTTACACCTCCGTAGAGCTCCAGCCTGCTTCTGCTCATCCCCAGTCTGACGCTGTGGGGTGGAGTGAGGAATGCCTGCCCACCCACCCACGCTCCCTCCCCCACATAGACTGGCCGCCTCTCTCTGACAGGTCAGGATCAGAAGACTCAGAACACTCACAGCTGTTATCAAAGACCTCGacaagagaggacaggacaggaccaaCCCATTCCCTGtctggggtgagagaggaggaggaggagaaagaagaagaTTGTCATGTTTACAGTCAACAGGAACAGGCAGTAGAAAGCACATCCTGCCCTGAATCAGCACAGCCAAACACTGTTAAAACAGCAGAGTTCTCTGACCATACAGACACTGACTCTGTTGGGTATGTTGGGCTGTCAagcacagaggagacagaggatgcTATATTCCCCAACAGTCCTACAGGAATCTTCGTAGAGATCACTAGTGATCTGTATGTTGATCTCTGCACACAGGGTGTTTCTAGTGAAATGGGCCAAGGGTCAAACCAACCTACAGAGACTGAGCCTCTTCAGGGAGACAGCACAGAACCACCTGCCTTAGATCAGGAGACTGTACCACTGAGAAGGATAGAGATAATTGTGGGAACAGACTTTTCTGTTACCATAGGAACAGACTCTCCTGTTACCGTGGGAACAGACTCTCCTGTTACCGTGGGAACAGACTCTCCTGTTACCGTGGGAACAGACTCTCCTGTTACCGTGGGAACAGACTCTCCTGTTACCGTGGGAACAGACTCTCCTGTTACCGTGGGAACAGACTCTCCTGTGTGTAAAGAACAAGTCCATAGCCGCCGGGATCACCTAGAGATCCACCACAGGATCCCtgagtctccctctccctgccctgtgCCACCCTCAATCatttctctgtcctccctctctgacTCCAACAACCACACCAAGGCCAGTGAAAGGTTGTGGTCAGGGTCTCTCTGTATGAGGGGTCAGATGCCAGAGCAGTGGTCCTCTGAGGTAGAGATAAAGGTAGCCCACCAGAGCAGGTCAAAGGAGTGTGGGGATAAAACTGATGGGGAGTCCCCTTCCCTGACCGAGCCCGCAACATTAACCTCGAAATTCCTGGGGGAGACCAATGACACCCTGGACAGCGCTCTTGAAGACCCCCCTGAGGATTCTGAGAAGTTCCTGTCCCTCGTGGACTACCACCCTTCCTGGTGCAGTGATGACTCAGCCGTGTCCTGGCTGGAGGATGAGTATCCCTTCAGCCTGGCTGAGGTGGAAGAGCTGGAGAGGCTTCAGAGAGAGGGTTACAGAGACGCCCCTAATCAGAACCATACAGACtggagaggagacatctctaaccatacagacactacagactggagaggagacatctctaaCCATACAGACACTACAGGGTGTAGGGAGGCTAATTGTGCTGCAAACAGTACAACAGGCCTCTCTGAACCCTTATCTTCCTACCTGGAGACCAGAAGCCTGCTATTGGACAGTGCTGAGAAGGAGAAGGGCCAGCAGCCCATTCCCCACCAATCCCCCAAGCCTccctgggacagagacagacaggagtgtAGCAACTCACCTGAGACTTTAGGATTAGAGGACAGTTGGTTTACTGAGGAGGACAGCTCATACAGatcctccctccagaccagcccTCACCCTACCCTCCTGCAGCAGGATCGTGAGGTGAGGATCGTGAGGTACCCCTATCCCGGCGTCAGTCTCAACCTGCTCTCACTTACTAGCCTGGAAACCATCCTAGAGGCTGATCCCGACCACTTCCTGGACAACTCTGGGACAGTGGAAGATGAGACTGGGGATGAGGAGGAAgataaggagtggagaaagattGTTAGGATAAGGCCCACTGAGGAGGACCGAGGCACCGTTCTTCTGTCTGGTGACATCATCATATCCTATGTGCCCACTTTCAGCATGTCGTCGTGTCGCCCTGAGGACTTGTCCAGTATCGAGTCGCCAGAGCACCAGCTGGTCTTGTCGACCTTTGACCCCGATGACCCCAGGGTCATGACCTTACCACACGACAATGACACCTCGGGCAGCGAGAGATGCTCCAGTCCCACCCCCACCTCTGTGTCCTACGATTTTGACACCACCAGCACTAACAGTGAGGAGACGGAAGAGTCCATCCTGCCTGTCTCGGGGGGGAACGCCAACCTCCACAAACCCATGAAGAGCAAGTCTAAAGGAGGCCGGGCGGGGAGCACCAAGAGCTCCAAGTTCTCAGTCTTCTCCAAGATGCCTTCCTTCAGGAAGAAGAACAGTCTGAAGAACACCAAGGTGGACAGCTCGCCCAGGGACTCACCCGACCTGGGCCTGGGAAGGGAGCTGGGGGGAGACACCTCAGACAACGACAGTGTCTTTTTGACGGTCCAGCAGGCCTTCTCCTCTGGTCCAGTGGGTTGCTacgagacagaggaggaggactaCAGCTTCTTCCCCTCCACACCTCGCACCCGCCTGCTCTTCATGGAGGAGCCCAGCAGCCCAGACACCCCTCTGATCTCCCAGCCCGGAGGTCTCAGACACAATCAGACTGGGGCCCCCGAGGACCTGCACGGCTACAAGAGGAGCAAGAGCTCTGACAGCCTCAACCTCCGAATGCGCTTCGCCCAGGCCCACAAGTCCTTATCCAGCCTGTTTGAGTCTCGCTCTATGGATAAGGAGAACGAGGAGGAGCAGGGAAGCGTTGAGACAGGGAGTGAAGGGAAGGTGGTGCGGGCCAAACAGTCCTGGAGGAGGCTGAGGGCCAAAGAGGCTGAGCTGGTGAGGAGGACTCTGTCTGTCCCGGTCGAGGATGGGGTTGAGGGAGAGGACGGTGGGGGTTTGAGGTCGCCCAGACAGATCCACAGAGACTATGCATCCTGCTCGGCCTCAGGCTCAGTGCTCAGTGTCCCTGGGTCCCCGTCTTCTCTCAGGGCTCTGAATCTCACCGACCACTTCACCAAGAAAGGCCTACAGGACAGTCAAAGAAGGTCCGGGGCCAACACCCCACAGGGCTGCAAGTTGGATGgcgagaggaggaaagggaaagTCCCGCCCAAAGATCTGTCAATCAACTTCTCAGACTCCAGACCGCCGTACTCGCAAGACTCTGAGGCTCCGCCCGCAAATGAATCCAGCCCCCTGTCGCCCATGAGCCCCGCCTCCCTGGCTGCATTATCCAATCAGCTGTCCTGGGCCCCAGGGGGAGGCTATGAGAGCAAAGAGTCTAGCATGGTAGCTACACCAGATACCCCAGTGAGCCCCAAGCCCCACAGCCCCAGACCTGCTGCCCAGCACAGGTCTATCTGCTACCCCCCCACTGTCTCTGCCCGGGCCTCAGTCCTTTCCCTGCTCTTCATGGGCCAGTCAGCCAGTGTTGAGGGCCTGTCTGACCCGCCAGTGAAGCCCAAGACCCTGAAGCCCCGAGC encodes:
- the LOC124019065 gene encoding uncharacterized protein LOC124019065 isoform X1; protein product: MSSVEAGHPFEVGLPVEVGLPPLQDTRGPIPLSNILSPDLSLSPSQNRKGINQLESQLASPVPAPGLGVEGMTEIRTQSVSSRPLKNDAVQTQGLIPELQDQRGSSTETPRDNEPSPGESTRDEGWLGEGYTSVELQPASAHPQSDAVGWSEECLPTHPRSLPHIDWPPLSDRSGSEDSEHSQLLSKTSTREDRTGPTHSLSGVREEEEEKEEDCHVYSQQEQAVESTSCPESAQPNTVKTAEFSDHTDTDSVGYVGLSSTEETEDAIFPNSPTGIFVEITSDLYVDLCTQGVSSEMGQGSNQPTETEPLQGDSTEPPALDQETVPLRRIEIIVGTDFSVTIGTDSPVTVGTDSPVTVGTDSPVTVGTDSPVTVGTDSPVTVGTDSPVTVGTDSPVCKEQVHSRRDHLEIHHRIPESPSPCPVPPSIISLSSLSDSNNHTKASERLWSGSLCMRGQMPEQWSSEVEIKVAHQSRSKECGDKTDGESPSLTEPATLTSKFLGETNDTLDSALEDPPEDSEKFLSLVDYHPSWCSDDSAVSWLEDEYPFSLAEVEELERLQREGYRDAPNQNHTDWRGDISNHTDTTDWRGDISNHTDTTGCREANCAANSTTGLSEPLSSYLETRSLLLDSAEKEKGQQPIPHQSPKPPWDRDRQECSNSPETLGLEDSWFTEEDSSYRSSLQTSPHPTLLQQDREVRIVRYPYPGVSLNLLSLTSLETILEADPDHFLDNSGTVEDETGDEEEDKEWRKIVRIRPTEEDRGTVLLSGDIIISYVPTFSMSSCRPEDLSSIESPEHQLVLSTFDPDDPRVMTLPHDNDTSGSERCSSPTPTSVSYDFDTTSTNSEETEESILPVSGGNANLHKPMKSKSKGGRAGSTKSSKFSVFSKMPSFRKKNSLKNTKVDSSPRDSPDLGLGRELGGDTSDNDSVFLTVQQAFSSGPVGCYETEEEDYSFFPSTPRTRLLFMEEPSSPDTPLISQPGGLRHNQTGAPEDLHGYKRSKSSDSLNLRMRFAQAHKSLSSLFESRSMDKENEEEQGSVETGSEGKVVRAKQSWRRLRAKEAELVRRTLSVPVEDGVEGEDGGGLRSPRQIHRDYASCSASGSVLSVPGSPSSLRALNLTDHFTKKGLQDSQRRSGANTPQGCKLDGERRKGKVPPKDLSINFSDSRPPYSQDSEAPPANESSPLSPMSPASLAALSNQLSWAPGGGYESKESSMVATPDTPVSPKPHSPRPAAQHRSICYPPTVSARASVLSLLFMGQSASVEGLSDPPVKPKTLKPRAGPLDSSSLSPLEEREVDSLLTPMFFKQFETSQDGCRPCSQTGGGGKRLSELKTPGPSPDTTALALRPALGHRPDRDPRRHRCCSDDLWMEEETRRKRRLTRGMRESLGRLNTHCPEELNKSHASVSLSTMEAFSGMILKSHCFSQSTPIGLDCLGWRRRISYPLPDGGGEKTSLGLSDDLGSDEDLFEEFRSSRHHFGHPGGGGEQLAINELISDGSCVYAEALWDHVTMDDQELGFKAGDVIEVVDATNKEWWWGRILDSEGWFPASFVRLRVNQDEPMEEYLAQLEKPGAGENDQPGVGLFLGPGLPCKEQMRTNVINEIMITERDYIKHLKDICEGYIKQCRKRIDMFTEEQLLCIFGNIEDIYRFQKKFLKGLEKRFNKEQPHLSEIGSCFLEHQTDFQIYSEYCNNHPNACVQLSRRMKTNKYVFFFEACRLLQKMIDISLDGFLLTPVQKICKYPLQLAELLKYTNPQHRDYRDVEAALNAMKNVARLINERKRRLENIDKIAQWQCSIEDWEGEDILSKSSDLIFSGELTKISQPQARSQQRMFFLFDHQMVYCKKDLLRRDMLYYKGRMDMDQMEVVDVEDGKEKDFNVSVKNALKLCSLAGDEVHLLCAKKPEQKQRWVRAFQDERRQVQHDRETGFSITEVQKKQAMLNACKSHPAGKPKAVTRPYCDFLLRQKQPSLPSSVPQQQVFMLAEPKRKATTFWQNIGRLTPFKK